The genomic interval GCTGGAAGCGGAGCGGGAGTACGACGTGGCCGGAAAATCGCGCTACTTCTGGTCCGTGCTCCCGGCCAGCAGCTCCATGTAGCCGTCACGGAAGATGAGCTTCGTGGCCAGGGCGTCCGCCTTCTCGGCCACGTCCATGAACTTCTCCAGGAACTCCAGGATGAGCAGGCGCTTGTCCTCGTCGCCGTTCTCGAACTCGAAGGCGAGGTCGCCGGAGTCCATGAAGGACTCGATCTTGTTCAGATACTCCAGGTCCAGCAGCATGTTTCCTTCCTAGTCGTGATGATGGGGCCTAGTCGTGATGGTAGGGCAGGCCCCTGATGATGGTCGCCGCCCGGTAGACCTGCTCCAGGAGCACCACCCGGGCCAACTCGTGGGGCAGGGTCATGCGCCCCAGGCTCCAAAGGAAGCGGGCGCGGGCGCGCAGTTCGTCGGTCAGGCCGTAGGCCCCGCCCACCACGAAGCAGGGTTTCGAGTTCGGGTCTTCGGTCCACTGTCGCAGCTTGCCCGCCAGTTCGCGGGAGGACAGCTCGCTCCCGCGCTCGTCCAGGCAGATCACGAAATCCTTGGGGCCCAGGGCGTCCAGCAAGGCCTTGGCCTCGCGGGCGCTCTTCTCCGCCGGGGGCAGCTTGCCCGGGGCGTCCTTGGCCACGGTCTCCTCCCAGGCCAGCAGGGGCTTGAGCCGGGTCAGGTAGTGGGCGGCCGCGTCGCGGAAAAAGGGCTCCTTGAGACGCCCCACCCAGAGAAAACGCGCGCCGACCGCCACGCTCAGTCCACCGAAAGCAGCCGGGCCGAGAGGCGTCCGTCCTCGTAGTCCAGGCGGACGTAGCCGCCGTGGGCCAACATGCCGGGATTGAGGATCAGGGTCCGGCCGAGGCGGTCCTCGGCGCGGGACTCGTGGATATGCCCGGTAAGGCAGACCTCGGGCTGGGCTCGCTCCAGAAAGCGGCGCACCGCCGGACTGCCCACCGACACGCCCGAGCCCAGGCGGTCGGCCTTGGTGTTCAGCGGCGGGGTATGGATCACGGCCACCACGCGCTCGAAGGCCCGGGCGCGCTCGAAGGTCTGGTCCAGCCAGGCCTCGAGCTGCTCCTCGCCGGCCTCGCTGGGCGTGCCGAAGGGCGTGGGGTTGGAGAAGCCGACCCCCATGAGGCCCAGGCCGGGCGCGAGTTCGCGCGTCTCCAGATGGATGTTGAGGCCCTCGGCCACGAGGTAGTCGTGGGCCGCGGCCGTGTCCATGTTGCCGATCTGGGCCAGGACGCTGGAATTCGCGGCCCGGACGGCCTCGATGACGCGGCGAGCCTCGGCCGCGCCGCCCTTGTTGGTCATGTCGCCGGTGACGATGACGCCCCGGGCCTCCGACAGGCCCGGAATGCGGGGGAGAGCGCTCAGGTCTTCGTGAACGTCTCCGAAAGCGATCCAGTACATGAAGCCCTCTC from Desulfovibrio aminophilus DSM 12254 carries:
- a CDS encoding 23S rRNA (pseudouridine(1915)-N(3))-methyltransferase RlmH, encoding MAVGARFLWVGRLKEPFFRDAAAHYLTRLKPLLAWEETVAKDAPGKLPPAEKSAREAKALLDALGPKDFVICLDERGSELSSRELAGKLRQWTEDPNSKPCFVVGGAYGLTDELRARARFLWSLGRMTLPHELARVVLLEQVYRAATIIRGLPYHHD
- a CDS encoding metallophosphoesterase gives rise to the protein MYWIAFGDVHEDLSALPRIPGLSEARGVIVTGDMTNKGGAAEARRVIEAVRAANSSVLAQIGNMDTAAAHDYLVAEGLNIHLETRELAPGLGLMGVGFSNPTPFGTPSEAGEEQLEAWLDQTFERARAFERVVAVIHTPPLNTKADRLGSGVSVGSPAVRRFLERAQPEVCLTGHIHESRAEDRLGRTLILNPGMLAHGGYVRLDYEDGRLSARLLSVD